In Ailuropoda melanoleuca isolate Jingjing chromosome X, ASM200744v2, whole genome shotgun sequence, a single genomic region encodes these proteins:
- the SCML1 gene encoding sex comb on midleg-like protein 1 isoform X1: MSSGSSEVDVIRTRIPAYDDDNTVLYAYEPNTAYVNNQESVMSDTSCNEEQQKTVTDVLTHCQVIYDAIQNLDKKFDVIHGKVSKIHRFRAKSLWQNRKPFRYTYRNYSYLLSRKIRSQKMRKKEPPSSFSYHESYSPTMPVERPTNNSPSNPVGTPYHSEEGSPERDQESPLQEHEPNLSQSPTLPSMYSSHSYQPYFTPDDPVQGSSSMPCYSSPGAHSTHNIFSPTRASTAGPGSMLGQGEPSLAHNPEMMTYPTLMENKGLSHTGSSLCIPSNFATSLPVGTDPKQSCSADPSTWSVDEVIQFLKHIDPQTLTPIADLFRQHDIDGKALLLLKSDMMMKYMGLKLGTAVKLCHYIDKLKGEKFFDN; this comes from the exons ATGTCTAGCGGCTCCAGTGAAGTTGATGTG ATAAGAACACGAATACCTGCTTATGATGACGATAACACTGTTCTTTATGCATATGAGCCAAACACTGCATATGTCAATAAC caggAAAGCGTGATGTCTGACACATCCTGTAAcgaagaacaacaaaaaacagttaCGGACGTCCTCACTCATTGTCAG GTGATCTATGATGCGATTCAAAACCTGGATAAGAAATTTGATGTCATTCATGGAAAAGTTTCAAAAATCCACCGTTTTCGTGCGAAATCACTGTGGCAGAATCGC AAGCCATTTAGATATACCTACAGAAATTATAGTTACCTGCTTTCCAGAAAGATAAGATcccagaaaatgaggaaaaaggaGCCTCCTTCTTCATTCTCTTACCATGAAAGTTATAGCCCAACTATGCCGGTGGAAAGGCCAACAAATAATTCCCCGAGCAATCCTGTAGGAACACCCTACCATTCAGAGGAGGGGTCCCCAGAACGGGATCAAGAGTCACCCCTCCAGGAGCACGAGCCGAATCTGAGCCAGAGTCCGACACTTCCCTCCATGTATTCTTCACATTCATATCAGCCATATTTCACACCTGATGATCCAGTGCAGGGCTCCTCTTCCATGCCCTGCTATTCCAGCCCAGGGGCCCACAGCACCCACAATATCTTCTCACCTACTCGAGCTTCTACAGCAGGCCCTGGATCCATGCTGGGTCAAGGTGAACCCAGTCTGGCACataaccctgagatgatgacttATCCAACTCTAATGGAAAATAAAGGCCTCAGTCATACTGGCTCATCTCTTTGTATCCCGTCCAACTTTG CTACAAGTTTACCAGTTGGAACTGACCCAAAACAAAGCTGCTCTGCTGACCCTTCAACCTGGTCCGTGGATGAAGTGATCCAGTTTCTGAAACATATAGATCCTCAGACACTCACCCCCATCGCTGACCTTTTCAGGCAACAT GACATTGACGGAAAGGCTCTGCTACTACTCAAGAGTGACATGATGATGAAGTACATGGGGCTGAAGCTGGGGACAGCCGTGAAGTTGTGCCACTACATTGATAagcttaaaggagaaaaattcttTGACAATTGA
- the SCML1 gene encoding sex comb on midleg-like protein 1 isoform X2: MSSGSSEVDVIRTRIPAYDDDNTVLYAYEPNTAYVNNESVMSDTSCNEEQQKTVTDVLTHCQVIYDAIQNLDKKFDVIHGKVSKIHRFRAKSLWQNRKPFRYTYRNYSYLLSRKIRSQKMRKKEPPSSFSYHESYSPTMPVERPTNNSPSNPVGTPYHSEEGSPERDQESPLQEHEPNLSQSPTLPSMYSSHSYQPYFTPDDPVQGSSSMPCYSSPGAHSTHNIFSPTRASTAGPGSMLGQGEPSLAHNPEMMTYPTLMENKGLSHTGSSLCIPSNFATSLPVGTDPKQSCSADPSTWSVDEVIQFLKHIDPQTLTPIADLFRQHDIDGKALLLLKSDMMMKYMGLKLGTAVKLCHYIDKLKGEKFFDN, from the exons ATGTCTAGCGGCTCCAGTGAAGTTGATGTG ATAAGAACACGAATACCTGCTTATGATGACGATAACACTGTTCTTTATGCATATGAGCCAAACACTGCATATGTCAATAAC gAAAGCGTGATGTCTGACACATCCTGTAAcgaagaacaacaaaaaacagttaCGGACGTCCTCACTCATTGTCAG GTGATCTATGATGCGATTCAAAACCTGGATAAGAAATTTGATGTCATTCATGGAAAAGTTTCAAAAATCCACCGTTTTCGTGCGAAATCACTGTGGCAGAATCGC AAGCCATTTAGATATACCTACAGAAATTATAGTTACCTGCTTTCCAGAAAGATAAGATcccagaaaatgaggaaaaaggaGCCTCCTTCTTCATTCTCTTACCATGAAAGTTATAGCCCAACTATGCCGGTGGAAAGGCCAACAAATAATTCCCCGAGCAATCCTGTAGGAACACCCTACCATTCAGAGGAGGGGTCCCCAGAACGGGATCAAGAGTCACCCCTCCAGGAGCACGAGCCGAATCTGAGCCAGAGTCCGACACTTCCCTCCATGTATTCTTCACATTCATATCAGCCATATTTCACACCTGATGATCCAGTGCAGGGCTCCTCTTCCATGCCCTGCTATTCCAGCCCAGGGGCCCACAGCACCCACAATATCTTCTCACCTACTCGAGCTTCTACAGCAGGCCCTGGATCCATGCTGGGTCAAGGTGAACCCAGTCTGGCACataaccctgagatgatgacttATCCAACTCTAATGGAAAATAAAGGCCTCAGTCATACTGGCTCATCTCTTTGTATCCCGTCCAACTTTG CTACAAGTTTACCAGTTGGAACTGACCCAAAACAAAGCTGCTCTGCTGACCCTTCAACCTGGTCCGTGGATGAAGTGATCCAGTTTCTGAAACATATAGATCCTCAGACACTCACCCCCATCGCTGACCTTTTCAGGCAACAT GACATTGACGGAAAGGCTCTGCTACTACTCAAGAGTGACATGATGATGAAGTACATGGGGCTGAAGCTGGGGACAGCCGTGAAGTTGTGCCACTACATTGATAagcttaaaggagaaaaattcttTGACAATTGA